The genomic interval ACAATATAGCCTTCAGCGTCAAGATCAACCGCATTGGCTAAGAATCCTGATTGAGGGATATGACCAATAGCAATAAAGATGGCGGAAGTATCCAGTGTTGATTCGCTGTTATCCACAGTATTACGCAATCGCAGAGATGTTACTCCCTGATCGGCGGATCCAATAATCTCACTCACTTCAGTATTGGTAATAATAGTGATTTTTTCATTAGAACGTACGCGATCGAGCATGACCTTAGAGGCGCGGAACTCATCACGACGATGAATAAGAGTTACTGATGAACCATAGCGAGATAAGAAATCTGCTTCTTCCATAGCGGAATCACCGCCACCAACCACGACAATAGGCTTGTCCTTAAAGAAGAAACCGTCACAGGTTGCGCAGTAGGATACGCCGCGTCCACTGAATTCTTCTTCGCCTGGCACGCCGAGATGACGATAGCTCGCACCGGTGGCAAGAATAATTGTTTTCGCTTCGTAAGTTTCACCCATATCTGTGGTTACACTTTTAATATCACCACTGAAATCTACAGAAACCACGTCATCATATTCAACTTCAGCACCGAACTTTTCTGCTTGTTCGCGCATATTGTCCATGAGATCAAGTCCCATAATTCCTTCAGGGAATCCAGGGAAGTTTTCCACCTCAGTGGTATTAACAAGTTGGCCGCCTGGTGTAAGAGCACCAGCAATTACGAGTGGTTCATATCCAGCGCGTGCCAGATAGAGGGCAGCAGTATATCCTGCCGGGCCTGATCCAATAATAATGGCGTTACGAACAGTCATAATTCTCCTTATATATGTGCTAGGTATAACACATAAGCGTGAATGATATTTCTTTCTATGGCTTAGAGTGAAACATCAGAATGAGGAACATTACGTTTTTGGCTGATTACAGCATCGAGCATACGTGAATACAGTTCAGATAAATCATATCCAGCAGCAACAGCTTGACGAGGAAGAATAGATACGTCCGTCATGCCTGGAGTAACATTTGCCTCTAAGAATTGAGGAATGCCAGCAGCGTCAACAATAAAATCTACGCGTGTAATGTCTCGCATACCCAAAACTTGGAAAGCGGTTAATGCATCTTCCTTTACGCGGGTTAATACGTCATCATCAATACGAGCAGGAATAATAAATTCGGTTGCTCCTGGAGTGTAGCGTTCCGCATAATCATACACGCCACTTGGAGTGCTAATTTCCATTGGTGGTAAGGCAATAATTTCGTCGCCCGTATCCAAAATAGATACGGATACTTCTGTGCCTTCTACATAACGTTCAATAAGTGCTGTCTGATCGTATGCAAAGCAATCCACAAGAGCTTGAGGTAGCTGAGAAGCATCGCGCACTACCGTGCACCCCAGTGCGCTACCACCCATATGAGGTTTCACAATAAGCGGCATTCCCAAAGAATCAACAATGAGATTAATAATAGACTTTACGCCTAGCTCGCGGAAAATTTCTTGGGGCAGAGTAACGGAATGAGGAGTATTAATACTGCCAATTTTGCGCACAATATTCTTTGCAATAGGCTTATTCCACGCAAGCATTGATGCTTTGGCTCTGGAGCCGAGGTAAGGCAAGTCCAGCATTTCTAAAATATCGCGCAAAGAACCATCTTCTCCGTACGAGCCGTGGAGCAGAGGCCACACGACATCAGGACGGGTAGCTGGATCGAGCAAATAATCAATCAATGTGCCATCAACATCGTGAATATCTACATCCCAGCGGCCAGCATCTTCGAGGAAACCAGCCACACGGTGGCTGGAGCTGAGAGAAATATCGCGCTCATGACTGAGGCCACCACATAAAATAGCTACGCGAGCTGTCATTATTATTTCTCCTTGTCTTAGATTTCTGGCTGAGATGGTGTATGTGTAGATGTATGAGCTGTTCCGAAGAGATTGACGGTTGCTAGCTCATCATCAACAACTGTGGATAGGCGGCGAATACCCTCTGTAATGCGTTCTTCTGTTGGGTAGCAGAAGCTTAAACGCATATGATCAGTTCCTTCGCCTGTATCGTAGAACGCTGTGCCGGAAACGTATGCGACGCGTGCAGTAATAGCGCGAGGCAACATTGATTTAGCATTGAGTCCCTCAGGGATTTTGAGCCAAATATAGAAACCGCCTTTTGGCTTATTCCATGAGCAGTATGGCATATAGGTGCGCAGTGCTGAATCCATAGCTTCACAGCGTGACTTATACATTCCACAATATTCTTGAATTTGTTTTTTCCAATCGAAATTATCCAAATACGTAGAAATTGTCATTTGGCTCATATTGGAAGGGCTCAGAATAGAGGATTCATTAGCTAACACCAGTTTCTGACGAATTCCTGGAGGAGCAATCATCCATGCCACGCGCATACCTGGAGCAATAATTTTGGAAAAGCTGCTTAAATACACAACGTTGTCAGCATCATAGGATCGCAAAGCAGGATATGTTGTGTTATCGAAAGATAACAAGCCGTATGGATTATCTTCTACCACCAAAACATGGTATTTGCGAGCAATTTCTAAGATGCGTGGACGGCGTTCTATACTCATTGTTACGCCAGCAGGGTTATGGAAGTTAGGCACTGTGTAAAGGAATTTAACGCGTTTTCCAAGTGCAAGTGCTTTTTGAATAGCTTCTTCAAATGCTTCAGGAATAAGGCCATTCTCATCCATATGAGCGTTAATTACTTCTGTTTGGAAGCTCTTGAATACGCCGAGAGCGCCCACGTAGTTGGGATCTTCGGCAATAATTACATCGCCAGGATCACACATCAGACGAGTAATGAGATCCAAGCCATTCTGTGAACCATTGGTAATAACCACATCATCGGCTTGAGCGTCAGTAATATTTTCCAAACGCACAATGTCAAGAATGCGTTCACGCAAGTGCGGATCTCCTTGAGCAGAACCGTACTGCCATGCCTTAGTCCCCTGCTCACGCAACATTTTGGCCATAAGCTCAGAGAGCTCATCAAAAGGAAGATACTCCAAATATGGCATACCGCCAGCGAGGGAAACGACCTCTGGACGGCTAGCTACAGCAAAAAGGGCGCGAATTTCTGATGCGCGCATATCTTCGGCGCGAGAAGCATAGGAGCCAAACCATGGGTCATTCTTAATGACATGAGCGGAATTGTGCGTCATAGCAGTCCTTATCAGTCCTTAATAAAATGCGTAGTGAGTGAGCTTGATAATGCGAGGCAAAGTTGTAGCATCGCTTCCATCAACCCATACCACGAGCCTACTAGCAGTAACTGGTTTCTTCAAAATCACAGTTGATACTTGACCATTATCTGCAAAACTAAAATGTGCAACTTCTGTGCCAGAGGTTGGCAAATCCGAACTTGGGTCAGCATAAATATGCACTTGACCTCCGCCAACAGCATTACCCACCTCAATTTTCCAGAAGGTTGAAGGCTGATCGAAGGCGAAGGAATAACCCCAACCACGAACACCGCCAGGACGATTCAGGAAGGTGTATCCACGTGGAGTAATCGGTGTGGTATTGGTTGCACCTACTGGAGTTGGCAAAGCCTTAACCGCTTTATTGGCCGGCAGTTTTTCTGCTTTCAGATTGCTATCTTTAGCCACAACGTTTTTCTTGGATTTCTGATCTACCGCCGACTTTTGAGTCTTCTTAGTTTTGCTCTCAGATTTCTTGGCAGTTTTCTTCTTAGCATCCTCAGAATCCTGTGCAGCTTTTTCCGTTGACTTCTTAGGCTCTGAGGAATTGTTCTCAGAATTATCCTGGCCTGGGAAAGGAACCTTTTCCTGGTCAATGTGAGTCCATGGATCATCAGCATTTTCTGGAGAGAGATTGCCAACGCCTAGAGAATAAAAAGCTCCTATGAGCAAGGCAGCAAGGATAAGAACAATACCTATGAATGCTGCAGCTCGCGATTGTAGAATCTGTTTTACCGACTTCAACCATGCAGCTTCTTGGGAGGATGAGGAGCCAGATAGAGCCGTATTCTCATTTTTTTCATTCTGATGAGCAGATCGAGCTGCAGATTGCGACGTATGAGAATTTGCAGAAGTAGATGTGTGTGGAGCAAACACAGGAGGAACAACTTGTGTGTCCGTAGCAAAATCAGCATCTGACGTATTCAATGTTTCACGTGAAACATTGTCTTGTTTTTGTTGCGTGACAGCTAATCGTATATCTTGAGTCTGTAAACCAGCTGTTTGTGTGTCAGAATCATTAAAGTCATTAAAATCATAAGGATCATAATGATAATCAAGATTATGTTCATCAAGCTCACCGAGAGCATGAAAAAGATCGGTGGAAGCATCTGGCTGAGTTAAATCAACAGATTTACTACCGCCGAAAATAAGTTCCGATGCACTCCATTCAGGGGTTTTCTGGGAATGGTCAATCTCTGTATTTTTTAAGGATGCTGGCAGAGCGGCTATAGCATCAGGGCTCACATGCTTAAACACGGCTTGCGTAATCGATGGGGCAGAAGCCTTATGATCATCGAGATTGATATGGTGTGCAGACTGAGCGCTAAGTTTTTTGAGTGAAGTAAAAGCATCAAGCAAAATGCTCATCTCAAGTAAGGTAACGAGCGGAATAGGTGTGCGACCTTGATCATCTGGTAAACACAGACTTCGTGTGCAAATAAGCATGAGATCGTCCGGCGTATGGGCATCGTGAAGCATCTGGCGTCCGCGAGGAGCTAGTACGGATCGATAAGGGGTGCCGGTGAGCATTTCAAAAGCGAGGGCACCAATCTGATACACCATAACGCTTTCCACGTCATGATTAGTAGACTTAAAACGTGGAGCAGTTGGCGGTAGTAAAGCAGCTGAAATAGGGAAATTAGCTACCAGCACACCATTGTTATCAAGACGCACAGTTAAATCATCAATGCAGTAATGTGCTTGATTATTCGAGTCCAATTCCTGGCAAATAGAAGTTAATTCGCCAATAATCGACCGTATAGCGTCAAAGCTGAGGGGGAAAGCATCAGAATCTGATGCGCAACCGACTAGATAATCGCGTAATGTTATGCCTTGATCTTCGTCAGTAACAATAACACACACTTCTCCATCGCGGTGCAAATGTAAAACTTGCACAAAGTGAGGATCTTGGGATAACGCAAGGGCAGAGGCAGCCGTGTTTACGCGAGAAATAATAGTGGAGTTAGAAACAATAAAGATTTGGCAGGTGCGCTGCAAGGAATTATCGTGCGCACGCCACACAGAAAAACCTGGTTCATCGCGTAAAACCTCAACCAAGCGGAAACGATTTAATAAAATATCGCCTGTAACAAAATTCATTGTGTCTCTCTATAGTGTGTATCCATACCTCTGTGACTATTTTAACGAGGATACTGTGCAAAATGTAGCGAAAAATTAGTGTTTTGTGGAGGTACTGTTAGAGCTTTCCTGTGGAGCAATTGAATTGAGAATTTGAGAGAAGATAGGCAGACGATTCATCTTAAAACGACGAGCAATACCAATAAGAGATTCTGCAAATTCAGTCGTATGTAGAGCCAATAATACAGCTGCATAACTGATTGCTCCAACAAGTGTTGTGATTGCGCACATAAGAACAGCAATAAACCATGCCTTGTGACCGTGAGCGGTGGCTGCTGAGAAATGAAGGA from Alloscardovia omnicolens carries:
- the trxB gene encoding thioredoxin-disulfide reductase, producing the protein MTVRNAIIIGSGPAGYTAALYLARAGYEPLVIAGALTPGGQLVNTTEVENFPGFPEGIMGLDLMDNMREQAEKFGAEVEYDDVVSVDFSGDIKSVTTDMGETYEAKTIILATGASYRHLGVPGEEEFSGRGVSYCATCDGFFFKDKPIVVVGGGDSAMEEADFLSRYGSSVTLIHRRDEFRASKVMLDRVRSNEKITIITNTEVSEIIGSADQGVTSLRLRNTVDNSESTLDTSAIFIAIGHIPQSGFLANAVDLDAEGYIVPAGEGTQTSVPGVFAAGDAVDKVYRQAIVAAGSGCQAALDAQSYLMSH
- a CDS encoding D-alanine--D-alanine ligase, producing MTARVAILCGGLSHERDISLSSSHRVAGFLEDAGRWDVDIHDVDGTLIDYLLDPATRPDVVWPLLHGSYGEDGSLRDILEMLDLPYLGSRAKASMLAWNKPIAKNIVRKIGSINTPHSVTLPQEIFRELGVKSIINLIVDSLGMPLIVKPHMGGSALGCTVVRDASQLPQALVDCFAYDQTALIERYVEGTEVSVSILDTGDEIIALPPMEISTPSGVYDYAERYTPGATEFIIPARIDDDVLTRVKEDALTAFQVLGMRDITRVDFIVDAAGIPQFLEANVTPGMTDVSILPRQAVAAGYDLSELYSRMLDAVISQKRNVPHSDVSL
- a CDS encoding PLP-dependent aminotransferase family protein, coding for MTHNSAHVIKNDPWFGSYASRAEDMRASEIRALFAVASRPEVVSLAGGMPYLEYLPFDELSELMAKMLREQGTKAWQYGSAQGDPHLRERILDIVRLENITDAQADDVVITNGSQNGLDLITRLMCDPGDVIIAEDPNYVGALGVFKSFQTEVINAHMDENGLIPEAFEEAIQKALALGKRVKFLYTVPNFHNPAGVTMSIERRPRILEIARKYHVLVVEDNPYGLLSFDNTTYPALRSYDADNVVYLSSFSKIIAPGMRVAWMIAPPGIRQKLVLANESSILSPSNMSQMTISTYLDNFDWKKQIQEYCGMYKSRCEAMDSALRTYMPYCSWNKPKGGFYIWLKIPEGLNAKSMLPRAITARVAYVSGTAFYDTGEGTDHMRLSFCYPTEERITEGIRRLSTVVDDELATVNLFGTAHTSTHTPSQPEI